TCTGATTCTAACAACTTCAATAACCTTCGTCCGATTTCTAACCTACCATTTCTTTCAAAAATCCTAGAAGCATCCCAGCTTCATGCTCATCTCCATAATAATAACCTATATGAACAGTTCCAGTCTGGTTTCCACCCACGTCATAGCACAGAAACCGCTCTTCTAAAGATCACTAATGACCTCCTGATGGCAGCTGACTCTGGACTATCATCTATTCTTATCCTCCTTGATCTGAGTGCGGCCTTCGACACCATCTCCCACACCATCCTCCTCGATAGGTTAGCATCTATTGGATTATCTGACACACCCCTGGACTGGTTCATTTCCTACCTCTCTGGCCGCACTCAGTTCATCCAGCTAAAGACATTCACATCCCAACCCTCTCCCCTGGTGTTCCCCAAGGCTCTGTCCTCAGTCTCATCCTATTTATCATCTATCTCCTTGGTCATATTTTCCGTGAATATAACATCTATTTCCATTGTTACGCCGACAACACCCAGCTTTACCTCTCCTTTAAACCCACCTCCACCTTCCCGCCCCCTCCCTCTGTGTctgtttacaggaaatcaaatcctGGCTCTCCTCCGACTTTCTCAAACTCAACAGTTGTTTCCCCCTCCCCTCGGGTTAAGAGCCTGGGTGTCGTCCTTGACAGCTCTTTGTCATTCCAAACCCACATGAATAATGTTACCCAGTCGGCCTACTTCCATCTTCGCAATCTTAATCACCTCCGTCCATCCCTTACTTCTAATAGCGCTGCCATCTTGGTCCACACTTTAGTCACATCCCGCCTCAACTACTGTAACTCCCTCCTCTTCAGTCTTCCCCACAAGTCCATCCATAAGCGCCAACTGGTCCAGAACTCAGACGCTCGTATTGTCTCTAGAACTCCATCCATCACTCATATCCAAcaactccactggcttcctgtcaAATTTCGCAGAGACTTTAAAATCCTGCTCCACACTTTCAAGGCCATCCACGACCTCACCCCCCCCATACCTCTCCGACCTTCTCCACATCAACACTCCCTCCCGGACACTCAGGTCAGCCTCCTCCATCAGCCTCACTGTGTCCTCTGCCTGTCTGTCCACCATGGGGTCCAGAGCCTTCAGCTGCTCTGCCCCTTGcctctggaactccctccccCCTGACATCAGGAACATTAACTCATTATCCATCTTCAAAACCCGTTTAAAAACCCACCTTTTCAAACTTGCCTACTCACTATAACTTGTCATCCACTACTGCTGATTTCCgattttattgcatttatattgttgtcttttttctttttattgtcgtTTATGTGTATTGTGAGGTGACCTTGAGTGTCCTGAAAGGCAccttaaataaaatttattattattattattattaacatacccagagcagcctggggggcagttgggggttaggtgccttgctcaagggcacctcagccattcctgctggtccagagaattgaaccagtgacctttctggtcccaaaactgcttctctaatcattagaccatggcttctggACAAAACGGACAAATGTATTCCACGCAGAAGTGATGTTACTATAGCAACTGTTGGCTGGCCGACATCACTTCAGCGTTCCTATTGGCAGTGTGAATGCAAACAGAAGAAAGCCCTTGAAGGTATGAAGTTCTCGGGGAGCTCCCTGGTTGATAATTACTCTCAATGAGTCCCTAgaactgtttggtctgaaagcACCTAAAGCTTCCTGGGTTCCTGAGAAGGTTCTTGGGGCCTTGAAAAAGGGTTCTTGAAAGGctgaaaatgttttgtttttaaacaaattCCTCAGTTTTCAAAAGTTTCCATTGTTTTGGAAGAACATCTCAGAACCCCGATGAAGTTTTCATATTCCTATTAAAACATTTCTCGGTTCCTGAGAAAGTTCCTGCAATGGAAACATCTAATAACTGTGTGAGTGATTATGGCTTTAGCTCAGTAAAGAACTTGTGTTTATGATCCTTTCGCGAGCACAGAAAGACAGGTCATGTGTGTTGCGTTGTCAGCCATGTTGGCTCTAATGCTCGATCTGTTTTCTCCGTGATTTGCACAGGTGCTGAACGAAGCAGTCGGCGCCATGATGTACCACACCATCACTCTGACCCGTGAGGACCTGGAGAAGTTCAAAGCTCTACGCATCATCATCCGCATCGGCAGCGGATACGACAACATCGACATCAAAGCCGCGGGGGAGCTGGGTACGAATTTGCAAGCATTAAAATGGAAATTTatcagaagaataaaattaaatgttgcagTATAAACATGAGGAACATCGCAAATGACCACGACGCAAGGTAACCATGAGCATTCGTTAGATGATGAAGTACATTTTTTTGCAAGGTTTTATACATGTTTAAGAAACAGTCACGAGCTTCCTGTCTGCAAAATTCCTAAGAGAATTTTAAGGAATTTTCTGCAAATAACGGTTTCGACAATAGACATGACGCGAATGATAAACGGACTAtgatgagatgtttatttaacatttacggacgtgccagtgctttgtaacagtcaaaggtaaagctgtaactttaagttttccgAATTTACATTACTGGTGGTTGCTGAGTAACAtaaggtgtggggttttttttttctctaattaTCTCAtagagaataaagagaggcttTTGAGGgactgactgtttatagctgctataactatTCAGAACAGGAGGAAACTTTTTTTTGCAAACAATAAACGTAATTGAACAGTTAAAAATAGAATGTGTCATTTTTAATGAACTAAATTGTATAATTTTTGGCAAATTTCTGCTGTATAAAAGGAAGAAatatttactcatactgtatgttggAACATTTTCGACGTAATGCTCCAGAGACTACATCAGAAGTGTGtagtttttatgcctccgccaccataaggtgcaggaggcattatgttttcgggttgtccgtctgtccgtgcgtccgtccgtccgtcccgaaaccttgtgaacgcaatatctcaaaggctaatgaaaggaatttcaccaaactttcaccatttatgCATTTGGgggcaaagataaactgattttaatctcaaaatctaatcagtttatctttgcccCCAAATGcataaatggtgaaagtttggtgaaattcccttcatctgccttggagatattgtgttcacaaggttctcggacagatatttgacctcacagtgaccttgaccgtaGACCTTTTAATCTCAAAATCTAAGGTCtacggtcaaggtcactgtgaggtcaaatgtctgtccgagaaccttgtgaacacagtatctccaaggctgatacaagtaatttcaccaggtcaagattactgtgaggtcaaatgtccatccccaaatcacaacttaataaggcgtgtagtccaccgggcggaggcatccccatcgacgctgttggcgtcgagttctatctagttagtTGCTAAACTAAGCATGAGTCTACAAGCTCCAGAGAAAGTTCTGCCTTTGGAACTAAAACGGTTCCTGAAAAGTTTGCTCAATCTGGAAAATTGCACCTGGTTCTCGCATTCCTGAAAACATCTGTGGGTTGATGGGAAATTGAGGTCCTGAAAACCTTGGTTCGTGGTGTTCCTCAAAAGGTTCTTAAGTcctgaaaaagtgtgtgtgtgtgggtgttgcAGGCATTGCGGTGTGTAACATCCCATCAGCGGCGGTGGAGGAGACGGCGGACTCGACCATGTGCCACATCCTGAACCTGTACCGGAGAAACACATGGCTGTACCAGGCTCTCCGCGAGGGCACGCGGGTCCAGAGTGTGGAGCAGATCAGAGAGGTGGCGTCAGGAGCAGCACGAATCCGCGGAGAGACCCTCGGCCTCATCGGCTTCGGTCAGGAACGTTCCCGAACTTCTTTTTAAATTTAACAGCCTATTAAAAGCACGCTCTGATATTCACTGACGTTTTCTAGACTTGAAGGGGTTTCAGATTGATTCCAGAAATCTGTATTGTGAATCTGAatattgtgtgtgggtgtgtgtgcgtgcgtgcagggCGTTCGGGGCAGGCAGTAGCGGTCCGGGCGAAGGTGTTTGGCTTCAGCGTGATATTTTATGACCCGTACCTGCAGGATGGTCTGGAGCGAGCGCTGGGGGTACAGAGAGTGTACACACTGCAGGACCTGCTGTACCAGAGCGACTGTGTGTCCCTGCACTGTAACCTGAACGAACACAACCATCACCTGATCAACGACTTCACCATCAAACaggttacacacacacattcctgtacttctatctttgtggggaccgTCATTGACATAATACATTCCTTAGCCCCTTACTCTAACttgaaccatcacaactaaatgcctaaccccaccccttatccTAGCCCCGCCCCTaactctaaccctaacctaaaTCTCATTCTCaactgaaccctaaaactaactcttaaccctcaaacagctctttgaaaaagtgaggaccggccaaaatgtcctcacttcctacAAATGCCATAACTCTGTTGGTTACAAATGTGGCCTAAATATTTAGTAAGCACGTATAGACACGCACACAGATTTTGTTTAATGCTATCCTGCACTGCCCCCTTTAGGTCACAGAAGGGAAttgttcttcattttctgtatttCAACTTATGTTTCTCTCTTTCACACTCGACCTCCGTTTTTCTTTATACCTCCTTACTTGTCTTTCTTTCTCACACACTGTGTATTATTCTCTATCTTTTTACACATCCTTCTTCCTCTTTTattctttcattttattattattattgcgtgTAGATGCGTCAGGGGGCGTTCCTGGTGAACACAGCTCGAGGCGGGCTGGTAGATGAAAAGGCTCTCGCTCAGGCTCTGAAAGAGGGAAGGATACGAGGAGCGGCACTCGACGTCCATGAGAACGAACCGTTCAGGTGTGTACCGAAGTCTTTTACATCACATCATagtttttttgtctgtttatagttacgttcatgttgtggaacatccatgaaacacgTTAGTAAGGGACTCGTGTTCTCAGTTACGTtacagcagcgataaacagtcgttTCCTCACCAGCCgctcttttttttctctcgtgAAGTTAATAAGAACAAAAAAAGTGTAGCTTGTCATGTTGCTAAGAAACCGGAAAGCGTAAACTCCACATaaagtcctgaagatgtcagaaaacttactgactgttacaaagcgcgaACACAAAcatctcctgacagaaaacttcaccatgtcaacaattgcacacgtttttttttttttaaatcggtttATTTGGAACGTTTaccgtacaagtccctgtgaatgagctgttactatggaaacgataacgtatttgAAATTTATATTTAGAAAGAAATCAGGAATTATGTGTGCGTAAACCTACACTGCTCAAATCTAGAACTCTTTCTGTGGAATTTCTGAAGAACCCATaaaaaattttacttaagtaaacATTTTTCAGAAGTCTATAAATCCTCGTCCATACAAAGAACCCGGTTTCTAAGAGTGTACTGCTAATATTTCTGTTACATCTTTAAGATGTCAGCAGAtga
Above is a genomic segment from Neoarius graeffei isolate fNeoGra1 chromosome 14, fNeoGra1.pri, whole genome shotgun sequence containing:
- the LOC132897922 gene encoding C-terminal-binding protein 2 isoform X2, whose protein sequence is MALTDKHKVKRQRLDRICEGIRPQIMNGPMHPRPLVALLDGRDCTVEMPILKDLATVAFCDAQSTQEIHEKVLNEAVGAMMYHTITLTREDLEKFKALRIIIRIGSGYDNIDIKAAGELGIAVCNIPSAAVEETADSTMCHILNLYRRNTWLYQALREGTRVQSVEQIREVASGAARIRGETLGLIGFGRSGQAVAVRAKVFGFSVIFYDPYLQDGLERALGVQRVYTLQDLLYQSDCVSLHCNLNEHNHHLINDFTIKQMRQGAFLVNTARGGLVDEKALAQALKEGRIRGAALDVHENEPFSFAQGPLKDAPNLICTPHTAWYSEQASLEMREAAATEIRRAITGRIPDSLRNCVNKEFFVTTSAWGVMEQQTVHPELNGAAYRFPPGIVGVAPGGIAAAMEGIVPGGVPVAHSLPSVTHPSQAPSPNQPSKHGESREHLTEQ
- the LOC132897922 gene encoding C-terminal-binding protein 2 isoform X5 — its product is MMDPTPTPVVDGSSQGIRPQIMNGPMHPRPLVALLDGRDCTVEMPILKDLATVAFCDAQSTQEIHEKVLNEAVGAMMYHTITLTREDLEKFKALRIIIRIGSGYDNIDIKAAGELGIAVCNIPSAAVEETADSTMCHILNLYRRNTWLYQALREGTRVQSVEQIREVASGAARIRGETLGLIGFGRSGQAVAVRAKVFGFSVIFYDPYLQDGLERALGVQRVYTLQDLLYQSDCVSLHCNLNEHNHHLINDFTIKQMRQGAFLVNTARGGLVDEKALAQALKEGRIRGAALDVHENEPFSFAQGPLKDAPNLICTPHTAWYSEQASLEMREAAATEIRRAITGRIPDSLRNCVNKEFFVTTSAWGVMEQQTVHPELNGAAYRFPPGIVGVAPGGIAAAMEGIVPGGVPVAHSLPSVTHPSQAPSPNQPSKHGESREHLTEQ
- the LOC132897922 gene encoding C-terminal-binding protein 2 isoform X3; translation: MELSVARRENSAGIRPQIMNGPMHPRPLVALLDGRDCTVEMPILKDLATVAFCDAQSTQEIHEKVLNEAVGAMMYHTITLTREDLEKFKALRIIIRIGSGYDNIDIKAAGELGIAVCNIPSAAVEETADSTMCHILNLYRRNTWLYQALREGTRVQSVEQIREVASGAARIRGETLGLIGFGRSGQAVAVRAKVFGFSVIFYDPYLQDGLERALGVQRVYTLQDLLYQSDCVSLHCNLNEHNHHLINDFTIKQMRQGAFLVNTARGGLVDEKALAQALKEGRIRGAALDVHENEPFSFAQGPLKDAPNLICTPHTAWYSEQASLEMREAAATEIRRAITGRIPDSLRNCVNKEFFVTTSAWGVMEQQTVHPELNGAAYRFPPGIVGVAPGGIAAAMEGIVPGGVPVAHSLPSVTHPSQAPSPNQPSKHGESREHLTEQ
- the LOC132897922 gene encoding C-terminal-binding protein 2 isoform X4; amino-acid sequence: MNGPMHPRPLVALLDGRDCTVEMPILKDLATVAFCDAQSTQEIHEKVLNEAVGAMMYHTITLTREDLEKFKALRIIIRIGSGYDNIDIKAAGELGIAVCNIPSAAVEETADSTMCHILNLYRRNTWLYQALREGTRVQSVEQIREVASGAARIRGETLGLIGFGRSGQAVAVRAKVFGFSVIFYDPYLQDGLERALGVQRVYTLQDLLYQSDCVSLHCNLNEHNHHLINDFTIKQMRQGAFLVNTARGGLVDEKALAQALKEGRIRGAALDVHENEPFSFAQGPLKDAPNLICTPHTAWYSEQASLEMREAAATEIRRAITGRIPDSLRNCVNKEFFVTTSAWGVMEQQTVHPELNGAAYRFPPGIVGVAPGGIAAAMEGIVPGGVPVAHSLPSVTHPSQAPSPNQPSKHGESREHLTEQ